The following are encoded in a window of Geobacter metallireducens GS-15 genomic DNA:
- a CDS encoding AtpZ/AtpI family protein: MDEEKRNLIKTVGLVSSMGISMALAIIIGVVIGRQLDKWFGTHPWFFFIFLFFGIAAGFRNIYIIAGREIRKDGEDNKRG, translated from the coding sequence ATGGACGAAGAAAAACGAAACCTCATAAAGACCGTCGGTCTCGTTTCGAGCATGGGCATTTCGATGGCGCTGGCTATCATCATTGGCGTTGTCATCGGAAGACAACTCGACAAGTGGTTCGGCACGCACCCTTGGTTCTTCTTCATATTTCTGTTTTTTGGCATCGCGGCCGGCTTCAGGAATATATATATAATCGCCGGCAGGGAAATACGAAAAGATGGGGAGGACAATAAGCGAGGATAG